The Saccharomonospora glauca K62 genome has a segment encoding these proteins:
- the prcB gene encoding proteasome subunit beta: MEHTPRTAGFTLPAAYLSTTTSSFIDFLKVQAPELLPRTRVETASGANTRFEPPHGTTIVASTFDGGVLIAGDRRATAGNTIASRDLEKVYVTDDYSAVGIAGTAGIALELVRLYAVELAHYEKIEGVSLSLDGKTNKLANMVKGHLDAAMAGLAVLPLFVGYDIDAPDPKRAGRIVSFDVTGGRYEENAGYHAIGSGSVYAKSSLKKLYDPDADADAAVRAAIEALYDAADDDTATGGPDLVRNIYPTVVTITAEDGAVKLPESETAAIAQAVVRDRSERPGRLG, translated from the coding sequence ATGGAACACACGCCGCGCACCGCGGGCTTCACGCTGCCCGCTGCCTACCTGTCGACCACGACGTCGTCGTTCATCGATTTCCTGAAGGTGCAGGCACCCGAACTGCTGCCCCGCACGCGCGTGGAGACGGCGTCGGGGGCGAACACCCGGTTCGAACCGCCGCACGGCACCACGATCGTCGCGTCGACGTTCGACGGTGGGGTCCTGATCGCGGGTGACCGCAGGGCCACCGCGGGCAACACGATCGCCAGCCGGGACCTGGAGAAGGTGTACGTCACCGACGACTACTCCGCGGTTGGCATCGCGGGTACCGCCGGGATCGCTCTGGAACTCGTGCGCTTGTACGCGGTGGAGCTCGCGCACTACGAGAAGATCGAAGGCGTCTCGCTGTCGTTGGACGGTAAGACCAACAAGCTCGCGAACATGGTGAAGGGACACCTGGACGCCGCCATGGCGGGCTTGGCCGTGCTGCCGCTCTTCGTCGGCTACGACATCGACGCCCCCGATCCGAAACGGGCCGGCCGCATCGTGTCGTTCGACGTCACCGGCGGGCGGTACGAGGAGAACGCCGGGTACCACGCCATCGGCTCGGGTTCGGTCTATGCGAAGTCGTCGCTGAAGAAGCTCTACGACCCCGACGCCGACGCCGACGCTGCCGTGCGGGCGGCCATCGAGGCGTTGTACGACGCGGCCGACGACGACACCGCGACCGGCGGTCCCGACCTCGTGCGCAACATCTACCCCACGGTGGTGACGATCACCGCCGAGGATGGCGCGGTGAAACTGCCGGAGTCCGAGACCGCGGCCATCGCGCAGGCGGTGGTGCGGGACCGGTCCGAACGACCGGGTCGGCTCGGCTGA
- the arc gene encoding proteasome ATPase — MQHDLPGGRHNEADSSEMGGAGGTDTPSSEQARQIRFLEEEVALLRRKLTDSPRQNQVLEQRLAEANERVSQLTERNNKLVETLREARSQLLALREEVDRLAQPPSGYGVFVAAYDDNTVDVYTSGRKMRVAVSPAVEVESLRRGQSVRLNEALTVVESGGFESTGEVCTLRELLPPDSEGGSARALVVGHADEERVVWLADPLAEQTLKSGDSLLVDFKAGYAYERVPKAEVEDLVLEEVPDVRYEDIGGLFRQIEQIRDAVELPFLHADLYTQYRLRPPKGVLLYGPPGCGKTLIAKAVANSLAKKVAEARGEADAKSYFLNIKGPELLNKFVGETERHIRMIFQRAREKASDGTPVIVFFDEMESIFRTRGSGVSSDVETTIVPQLLSEIDGVEGLENVIVIGASNREDMIDPAILRPGRLDVKIKIERPDAEGAKDIFSKYLTPDLPIHADDLREFGGDRQATIDAMIQHTVERMYEETDENRFLEVTYANGDKEVLYFRDFNSGAMIQNIVDRAKKSAIKSVLETNQPGLRVQHLLDAIVDEFAENEDLPNTTNPDDWARISGKKGERIVYIRTLVTGKNQESGRVIDTATNTGQYL; from the coding sequence ATGCAACACGACCTTCCCGGAGGTCGGCACAACGAGGCCGACTCTTCAGAGATGGGCGGAGCCGGAGGCACGGACACCCCGTCGAGCGAGCAGGCGCGTCAGATCCGCTTTCTCGAGGAGGAGGTGGCGCTGCTCCGTCGAAAGCTCACCGACTCGCCGCGCCAGAACCAGGTGCTGGAGCAGCGCTTGGCCGAGGCGAACGAGCGGGTGAGTCAACTCACCGAGCGTAACAACAAGCTGGTCGAGACTCTGCGCGAGGCGCGGAGCCAGCTGTTGGCGCTGCGGGAAGAGGTCGATCGGCTCGCGCAACCTCCGAGTGGATACGGCGTGTTCGTCGCCGCCTACGACGACAACACCGTGGACGTGTACACCTCGGGGCGGAAGATGCGGGTCGCCGTCTCGCCCGCCGTCGAGGTGGAGTCCTTGCGGCGTGGGCAGAGTGTCCGGCTCAACGAGGCGTTGACCGTCGTGGAGAGCGGCGGCTTCGAGAGCACGGGCGAGGTGTGCACGTTGCGGGAGCTGCTTCCCCCGGACTCCGAGGGAGGAAGCGCTCGCGCACTGGTGGTCGGGCACGCCGATGAGGAGCGCGTCGTCTGGCTCGCCGACCCGCTGGCCGAGCAGACGTTGAAGTCGGGCGACTCGCTCCTGGTCGACTTCAAGGCCGGCTACGCCTACGAGCGCGTGCCCAAGGCCGAGGTCGAGGATCTGGTGTTGGAGGAGGTGCCCGACGTCCGGTACGAGGACATCGGTGGCCTGTTCCGGCAGATCGAGCAGATCAGAGACGCGGTCGAACTGCCGTTCCTCCACGCCGACCTCTACACGCAGTACCGGTTGCGTCCGCCCAAGGGAGTGCTCCTCTACGGGCCGCCGGGATGCGGTAAGACGCTGATCGCCAAGGCGGTGGCGAACTCGTTGGCCAAGAAGGTCGCCGAGGCCAGGGGAGAGGCGGACGCCAAGTCCTACTTCCTCAACATCAAGGGCCCGGAACTTTTGAACAAGTTCGTCGGCGAGACCGAGCGGCACATCCGGATGATCTTCCAGCGGGCCAGGGAGAAGGCGTCCGACGGCACCCCCGTCATCGTGTTCTTCGACGAGATGGAGTCGATTTTCCGGACACGGGGCAGCGGGGTGTCGTCCGACGTGGAGACTACGATCGTGCCGCAGTTGCTGTCGGAGATCGACGGTGTCGAGGGGTTGGAAAACGTCATCGTCATCGGCGCTTCCAACCGCGAGGACATGATCGACCCCGCGATTCTCAGGCCGGGGCGACTGGATGTGAAGATCAAGATCGAGCGGCCCGACGCCGAGGGCGCGAAGGACATTTTCTCCAAATATCTGACGCCCGACTTGCCGATCCACGCCGACGATCTGCGGGAGTTCGGCGGCGACCGGCAAGCCACGATCGACGCGATGATCCAGCACACGGTCGAGCGCATGTACGAGGAGACGGACGAGAACCGGTTCCTCGAAGTCACCTATGCCAACGGGGACAAGGAAGTGCTGTATTTCCGCGACTTCAACTCCGGCGCGATGATCCAGAACATCGTCGACCGGGCGAAGAAGTCGGCCATCAAGTCCGTGCTGGAGACCAACCAGCCGGGTTTGCGGGTCCAGCACCTGCTCGACGCCATTGTGGACGAGTTCGCCGAGAACGAGGACCTGCCCAACACCACCAACCCCGACGATTGGGCGCGAATCTCGGGCAAGAAGGGCGAGCGCATCGTTTACATCCGCACGCTCGTCACGGGCAAGAACCAGGAGTCGGGTCGCGTCATCGACACGGCGACCAACACCGGCCAGTACCTCTGA
- the dop gene encoding depupylase/deamidase Dop, which translates to MRRIMGTEVEYGIAVPGDATANPVLTSTQVVLAYAAAADIPRARRARWDYEVESPLRDARGFDLTGPTQQGQDSDMEDLGAANVILTNGARLYVDHAHPEYSAPEVTNARDAVIWDKAGERVMEEAARRAATVPGQAPLQLYKNNVDGKGASYGTHENYLMARSTPFTAVIAGLTPFFVSRQVITGSGRVGIGPQGEQPGFQLSQRADYIEVEVGLETTLKRGIINTRDEPHADADKYRRLHVIIGDANLAEYATFLKLGTTALVIDMIEHGMRFDELKLDEPVRAVHEISHDPTLKTTVALANGRKYTGLDIQFAYHELASRHLERVGADEQSKEVLRIWGEVLDALARDPQECADRLDWPAKLRLLEAYRERDSLGWGAPRLHMIDLQYSDVRLDKGLYNRLVARGTMKRLVSEEEVRAAMTTPPADTRAYFRGRTLEKYAASIAAASWDSVIFDVGRESLVRIPTLEPLRGTKSHVGELLDNAETAEQLVDALTSGG; encoded by the coding sequence ATGCGCCGGATCATGGGAACCGAGGTGGAGTACGGGATCGCGGTACCGGGTGACGCGACCGCGAACCCCGTGTTGACGTCCACCCAGGTGGTGTTGGCCTACGCCGCGGCCGCGGACATCCCGCGGGCGCGCCGTGCCCGCTGGGACTACGAGGTCGAGTCGCCGTTGCGTGACGCGCGGGGTTTCGACCTGACCGGGCCCACCCAGCAGGGGCAGGACTCGGACATGGAGGATCTCGGGGCCGCGAACGTGATCCTCACCAACGGTGCCCGGCTCTATGTCGACCACGCCCACCCCGAGTACTCCGCTCCCGAGGTGACCAACGCCAGGGACGCCGTCATCTGGGACAAGGCGGGCGAGCGGGTGATGGAGGAGGCGGCCCGGCGTGCGGCGACGGTGCCCGGCCAGGCGCCGTTGCAGCTCTACAAGAACAACGTCGACGGCAAGGGCGCCAGCTACGGTACGCACGAGAACTACCTGATGGCGCGCTCGACGCCGTTCACGGCGGTCATCGCGGGGCTGACGCCGTTCTTCGTGTCACGGCAGGTGATCACCGGATCCGGTCGGGTCGGCATCGGGCCCCAGGGCGAGCAACCCGGATTCCAGCTCTCGCAACGCGCCGACTACATCGAGGTCGAGGTCGGGCTGGAGACCACGCTCAAGCGCGGCATCATCAACACGCGGGACGAACCGCACGCCGACGCGGACAAGTACCGCAGGCTGCACGTCATCATCGGCGACGCGAACTTGGCGGAGTACGCCACGTTCCTGAAACTGGGCACCACCGCGCTGGTGATCGACATGATCGAGCACGGGATGAGGTTCGACGAGCTGAAGCTCGACGAACCGGTCCGCGCGGTGCACGAGATCAGCCACGACCCCACCCTGAAGACCACCGTCGCGTTGGCCAACGGGCGCAAGTACACGGGCCTCGACATCCAGTTCGCCTACCACGAGCTGGCGTCCCGGCACCTCGAACGGGTGGGGGCCGACGAGCAGTCCAAGGAAGTGCTGCGGATCTGGGGCGAGGTCCTCGACGCCTTGGCCCGCGACCCGCAGGAGTGCGCCGATCGGCTCGACTGGCCCGCCAAGCTCCGCCTGCTGGAGGCCTATCGGGAACGCGACTCGCTCGGATGGGGCGCGCCGCGCCTGCACATGATCGACCTGCAGTACTCGGACGTGCGGTTGGACAAGGGCCTCTACAACCGTCTCGTCGCGCGCGGCACGATGAAGCGGCTCGTCAGCGAGGAGGAGGTGCGGGCGGCGATGACGACGCCGCCCGCGGACACCAGGGCCTACTTCCGCGGCCGGACACTGGAGAAGTACGCCGCCTCCATCGCGGCGGCGTCGTGGGACTCGGTGATCTTCGACGTCGGCAGGGAATCCCTGGTACGCATCCCCACCTTGGAGCCTCTGCGGGGTACGAAGTCCCACGTGGGGGAGTTGCTCGACAACGCCGAAACCGCCGAGCAACTCGTGGATGCCCTGACCTCGGGCGGGTAG
- the prcA gene encoding proteasome subunit alpha has product MTMPLYASPEQLMRERSELARKGIARGRSVVVLKYRGGVLFVAENPSPTLHKVSEIYDRIGFAAVGRYSEFESLRRGGIRHVDLQGYMYDRRDVNARALANVYAQTLSTIFTEQLKPFEVEICVAQVGDNSDEDELYRLTYDGSIVMDEPKYVVMGGQTDAINAKLKDTFSDGMELDAALAVAVEALRAPSASSSGSGSGGSTANNELEPGKLEVAVLDRERPGRKFRRIRGAALEALMPSTRRDDEAQSEESASGSGAPSEGGDETS; this is encoded by the coding sequence GTGACGATGCCGCTGTACGCCTCACCGGAGCAGTTGATGCGCGAGCGTTCCGAGCTCGCCCGCAAGGGCATCGCTCGGGGACGCAGCGTGGTCGTGCTCAAGTATCGGGGCGGTGTGCTGTTCGTGGCCGAGAACCCTTCGCCCACCCTGCACAAGGTCTCGGAGATCTACGACCGCATCGGGTTCGCCGCGGTGGGTCGCTACAGCGAGTTCGAGAGCCTGCGGCGTGGTGGCATCCGGCACGTCGACCTCCAGGGCTACATGTACGACCGGCGGGACGTGAACGCGCGGGCGCTGGCCAACGTGTACGCGCAGACGCTGAGTACGATCTTCACCGAGCAGCTGAAGCCGTTCGAGGTGGAGATCTGCGTGGCGCAGGTCGGCGACAACTCCGACGAAGACGAGCTCTACCGCCTGACCTACGACGGCTCGATCGTGATGGACGAGCCGAAGTACGTGGTCATGGGCGGTCAGACCGACGCCATCAACGCCAAGCTCAAGGACACGTTCTCCGACGGCATGGAACTCGACGCCGCGTTGGCCGTCGCGGTGGAGGCGCTGCGGGCACCGTCGGCGAGCTCCTCGGGCAGCGGCAGCGGTGGTTCCACGGCCAACAACGAGCTGGAGCCGGGGAAGCTGGAGGTCGCGGTGCTCGACCGCGAACGCCCCGGCCGGAAGTTCCGTCGCATCCGGGGCGCGGCGCTGGAGGCGTTGATGCCGAGCACGCGACGGGACGACGAGGCCCAGTCGGAGGAGAGCGCCTCGGGTTCGGGCGCCCCATCCGAGGGCGGCGACGAGACGAGCTGA
- a CDS encoding ubiquitin-like protein Pup, producing MAQERIEKHGGGDSDDEVEAAPAGQERREKLGEDVDTILDEIDDVLEENAEDFVRAYVQKGGQ from the coding sequence ATGGCTCAGGAACGCATCGAGAAGCACGGCGGCGGGGACTCCGACGACGAGGTCGAGGCCGCCCCCGCAGGCCAGGAACGTCGGGAGAAGCTCGGTGAGGACGTCGACACGATCCTCGACGAGATCGACGACGTGCTGGAGGAGAACGCGGAGGACTTCGTGCGTGCGTACGTGCAGAAGGGCGGCCAGTAG
- a CDS encoding aldo/keto reductase, which translates to MKSVDTVARTAVGLAAIGRPAYINLGRTAALPADRDVTALREHTFAVLDAAYAAGVRRVDVARSYGRAEEFLADWLADRRPTDVVVSSKWGYAYVGDWRLDAEVHEVKEHSLARFRTQWEQTRALLGDAVSLYQVHSLTPDSPLFDDPALLGALAELAESGVRVGFSTSGPRQAETVRRALGLRVRDRPVFTAVQSTWNLLEPSVGPALREAHEAGVLVQVKETLANGRLAVEPPDALTEVARRHGVGSDAVALAAVYAQPWADVVLVGPASVDQLRSNIAGAVLELDADELAALDAVAWSPERYWEQRSALEWR; encoded by the coding sequence ATGAAGTCAGTGGACACCGTGGCGCGGACGGCCGTGGGGCTCGCCGCGATCGGCAGGCCGGCCTACATCAATCTCGGCCGTACCGCGGCCCTGCCCGCCGACCGGGACGTGACCGCCCTGCGCGAGCACACGTTCGCCGTGCTGGACGCGGCGTACGCCGCCGGTGTCCGCCGGGTGGACGTCGCGCGCTCGTACGGGCGAGCGGAGGAGTTCCTCGCGGACTGGCTGGCCGACCGGCGTCCCACCGATGTCGTCGTGTCGAGCAAGTGGGGCTACGCCTACGTCGGCGACTGGCGGCTCGACGCCGAGGTGCACGAGGTGAAGGAACACTCGCTGGCCCGCTTCCGAACCCAGTGGGAGCAGACACGGGCTCTGCTGGGTGACGCCGTGTCGCTGTACCAGGTGCACTCCCTGACCCCGGACAGCCCCCTGTTCGACGACCCCGCGCTGCTGGGCGCCCTGGCGGAGCTGGCGGAGTCCGGCGTCCGGGTGGGGTTTTCCACCTCGGGGCCGCGGCAGGCCGAGACGGTGCGGCGGGCCCTGGGGCTGCGGGTGCGGGATCGGCCGGTGTTCACCGCCGTGCAGTCGACCTGGAACCTGCTGGAACCTTCCGTGGGACCGGCGTTGCGCGAAGCGCACGAGGCCGGGGTGCTGGTGCAGGTCAAGGAGACGCTGGCCAACGGCAGGCTCGCGGTGGAACCGCCCGACGCGCTAACCGAGGTGGCTCGGCGGCACGGTGTGGGAAGCGACGCGGTAGCCCTGGCCGCGGTGTATGCCCAGCCGTGGGCGGACGTGGTCCTGGTGGGGCCCGCGAGCGTGGACCAGCTGCGGTCGAACATCGCGGGCGCGGTCCTCGAACTCGACGCGGACGAGTTGGCCGCGCTCGACGCGGTGGCGTGGTCTCCCGAGCGGTACTGGGAGCAACGGTCGGCGCTCGAATGGCGGTGA